In Clostridium swellfunianum, a genomic segment contains:
- the upp gene encoding uracil phosphoribosyltransferase, with protein sequence MSKVTQIAHPLILHKLAFIRDKNTGSKDFRELVEEVAMLMAYEVTRDLQLEEVEIQTPICTTKCKMLAGKKIAIVPILRAGLGMVDGMLRLIPAAKVGHIGLYRDEETLKPVEYFCKLPQDIGERDVIVTDPMLATGGSAVDAISALKERGAKHIRLMCLISAPEGIKTVMDAHPDVDIYVAAIDEKLNEKGYIVPGLGDAGDRLFGTK encoded by the coding sequence ATGAGTAAAGTTACACAAATAGCACATCCATTAATACTGCATAAGTTAGCGTTTATAAGAGATAAAAACACTGGTTCAAAAGATTTTAGAGAGCTTGTTGAAGAAGTTGCAATGCTTATGGCTTATGAGGTTACTCGTGATCTTCAATTGGAGGAGGTAGAAATTCAAACTCCTATTTGTACTACAAAATGCAAGATGCTTGCTGGAAAGAAGATTGCAATAGTTCCAATACTTAGAGCAGGTCTTGGAATGGTTGATGGCATGTTAAGACTTATACCAGCTGCTAAAGTAGGACATATAGGCCTGTATAGAGATGAAGAAACACTTAAGCCAGTAGAATACTTCTGCAAGCTCCCACAAGATATAGGAGAGAGAGATGTTATAGTAACAGATCCAATGCTTGCAACTGGCGGTTCAGCTGTTGACGCAATCTCTGCTCTAAAGGAAAGAGGCGCAAAGCACATCAGACTTATGTGCCTTATATCAGCTCCAGAAGGAATTAAGACCGTTATGGATGCTCATCCAGACGTTGATATATATGTAGCAGCTATAGATGAAAAGTTAAACGAGAAGGGATATATTGTTCCAGGTCTTGGTGATGCAGGAGACAGACTGTTTGGAACTAAATAA
- a CDS encoding low molecular weight protein arginine phosphatase, translated as MKVLFVCTGNTCRSCMAEAIFNKLCTLDNITSSSAGLAAVKGSKTSKHSAILVKENYNVDISTREAVQITKEMLDNSDLILTMTSYMKDILLSSFPKINNKIFSLNEYVGIKGDIADPFGGDSAVYYKTFNELKNSILLLIAKLKGDKGTI; from the coding sequence ATGAAGGTATTGTTCGTTTGTACAGGTAACACTTGCAGAAGCTGTATGGCTGAAGCTATATTTAATAAGCTTTGTACTTTAGATAATATAACGTCCTCTTCAGCAGGGCTTGCTGCTGTAAAAGGAAGCAAAACCTCCAAACATTCAGCTATACTTGTTAAAGAAAATTATAATGTTGATATATCAACTAGAGAAGCAGTTCAGATTACTAAAGAGATGTTAGATAATTCAGATTTAATTTTGACCATGACTTCTTACATGAAGGATATATTGTTGTCTAGCTTTCCTAAAATTAATAATAAGATTTTTTCTCTTAACGAATATGTCGGCATTAAGGGCGATATTGCAGACCCTTTTGGCGGCGATAGTGCCGTTTATTATAAAACTTTTAATGAATTAAAAAACAGTATATTACTTTTAATTGCTAAATTGAAAGGGGATAAAGGTACCATATAG
- a CDS encoding ZIP family metal transporter, with product MIVLLGSTVSLIGTMIGASMGVTIKKPSNRLLGTTIGFAGGLMLSIVVFDLIPEAMESWSFIGTLICCLLGIITIVLIDAKLNLSNSNFGKNKHLKVAFMAALGLMLHNLPEGIIMGAGFVAGQSLGLKMSLIIAIHDIPEGIAVSAPLMASNVKVSKILLYAFLTAFPTAIGSWIGAFIGSVSHNILGACLAFASGIMMYVVCGEMLPESSKLWDGVTSSIGAVAGIMVGLVMVKLI from the coding sequence ATGATTGTGCTGCTGGGAAGTACTGTATCCCTAATTGGAACTATGATAGGAGCTTCCATGGGCGTTACTATTAAAAAACCTTCGAACAGGCTGCTTGGTACTACTATAGGTTTTGCAGGTGGACTCATGCTTTCTATAGTAGTTTTTGATTTAATTCCGGAGGCTATGGAGAGCTGGAGTTTTATTGGGACATTGATATGCTGCTTACTTGGCATTATAACAATCGTTTTAATTGATGCTAAGCTTAATCTAAGCAACAGTAATTTTGGAAAGAATAAGCATTTAAAGGTGGCTTTCATGGCAGCTTTAGGGCTAATGCTTCATAACCTTCCTGAAGGTATAATAATGGGGGCAGGTTTTGTAGCAGGTCAAAGCCTTGGACTTAAAATGAGCCTTATAATAGCAATTCATGACATACCAGAGGGGATTGCAGTTTCTGCTCCGCTTATGGCATCGAATGTTAAGGTTTCAAAAATACTTTTATATGCTTTCTTAACAGCTTTTCCAACTGCCATTGGCTCTTGGATAGGAGCATTTATAGGAAGCGTATCACATAATATTCTTGGGGCTTGCCTTGCATTTGCTTCAGGCATAATGATGTATGTTGTTTGCGGTGAGATGCTGCCTGAGTCCTCAAAGCTTTGGGACGGAGTAACTAGCAGCATAGGTGCAGTTGCAGGGATAATGGTTGGACTTGTAATGGTCAAATTGATATAA
- the mvaD gene encoding diphosphomevalonate decarboxylase, with the protein MMKATAKANTNIALIKYWGKRDEKLFLPMNSSLSITLDKFYTITTVEFRKELDKDIFWFNNKQANKSDSNKVSRFLDNVRNLASVNFHAVVSSENVVPTAAGFASSASAFAALAAASTKALDLKLNEKELSILARQGSGSACRSIYGGYVEWKKGEREDGKDSVAFQILPEHDWNLSILSVMVASSQKAVPSRDGMKRTVETSPFYNGWLQTVDKDLEKAKEAIRVRNFESLGKVVEANALKMHATMLGAEPPILYWQSGTFEVFQEVQELRSQGISAFVTIDAGPNVKVLCMPQDELKVYETIITLPHVQNITICHPGSGLTYI; encoded by the coding sequence ATGATGAAAGCCACAGCCAAGGCAAATACAAATATTGCGCTTATCAAGTATTGGGGGAAGCGTGATGAGAAATTATTTTTGCCAATGAACAGTAGTTTGTCAATTACACTTGATAAATTTTATACCATAACAACCGTAGAATTTCGAAAAGAGCTTGATAAGGATATTTTTTGGTTTAATAATAAACAAGCAAACAAATCTGATTCAAATAAGGTTTCAAGATTTCTTGATAATGTAAGAAATTTGGCTAGTGTAAACTTTCATGCTGTTGTTTCTTCCGAAAATGTAGTGCCTACCGCAGCTGGCTTTGCTTCTTCTGCTTCCGCCTTTGCTGCATTAGCAGCAGCTTCTACAAAGGCACTTGATTTGAAACTAAATGAAAAAGAATTATCAATACTGGCACGTCAAGGCTCTGGGTCAGCATGCCGATCTATTTATGGTGGTTATGTAGAGTGGAAGAAGGGTGAAAGAGAAGATGGTAAGGATTCAGTTGCATTTCAAATTTTACCTGAACATGATTGGAATTTAAGCATTTTATCGGTTATGGTAGCTTCTAGTCAAAAGGCAGTACCCAGCAGGGATGGTATGAAACGTACAGTTGAAACTTCCCCTTTTTATAACGGCTGGCTTCAAACTGTAGATAAAGACTTGGAAAAGGCAAAAGAGGCAATAAGAGTTAGAAATTTTGAGAGCCTAGGAAAAGTAGTAGAGGCAAATGCTCTTAAAATGCATGCAACTATGCTTGGAGCGGAACCTCCTATTTTGTATTGGCAAAGTGGTACATTTGAAGTATTCCAGGAGGTACAGGAGCTAAGGTCACAAGGTATTTCTGCATTTGTTACTATAGATGCAGGACCGAATGTGAAGGTGCTTTGCATGCCTCAGGATGAACTTAAAGTATATGAAACTATTATAACATTGCCTCATGTACAAAACATTACCATTTGCCATCCTGGTTCAGGGTTAACTTATATATAA
- the rpiB gene encoding ribose 5-phosphate isomerase B has translation MKIAVGSDHAGLSLKKEVLKHLQAKGIEFEDFGTYAEASCDYPDFAEKVAEEVVSRRFDFGILVCGTGIGISIAANKVPGVRAALCSDTFSAHACREHNDANILALGARIVGVGIALDIVDSFLGAKFEGDRHQKRIDKISQIEKKYNK, from the coding sequence ATGAAAATTGCAGTAGGAAGCGACCATGCTGGTCTAAGTCTCAAAAAGGAAGTTTTAAAACATCTTCAAGCAAAAGGAATTGAATTTGAGGATTTTGGAACATATGCAGAGGCGTCCTGTGACTATCCAGACTTTGCTGAAAAGGTTGCAGAAGAAGTTGTGAGTAGAAGATTTGATTTTGGAATCTTAGTATGTGGTACTGGAATAGGTATTAGCATTGCAGCAAATAAGGTTCCAGGAGTCAGAGCAGCGCTTTGCAGCGATACTTTTAGTGCGCATGCTTGCAGAGAGCATAATGATGCTAATATATTGGCTTTAGGTGCTCGAATTGTAGGTGTAGGTATTGCATTAGACATAGTTGACAGCTTTTTAGGTGCCAAGTTTGAAGGTGATAGGCATCAAAAAAGAATAGATAAAATATCACAAATTGAAAAGAAATATAATAAGTAG
- the mvk gene encoding mevalonate kinase, with amino-acid sequence MNTVSTKASVGYAHSKLILFGEHAVVYGKPAIAIPFPLKVRSIVEEFEGPIILESEFYTGSIDNIPEKMQGISACIKATIDYLKMPFYGLRIKIDSLIPIGRGLGSSAAIAIAIVRGLFSFYGQELSKKQLFSLVNIAEKHAHGNPSGIDMVAESSECAIWFKKGNKAVSIIAGGPLFIVVADTGRIGNTRKAVENVRKKYNIEPKKVYKSLDEIEKISNKAREALSKGDMYLLGELMDRNQKELTYIGVSDKGLDKLIESAKDSSALGAKLTGGGLGGCVMALAENLEHAKVIAKDLKRAGAVKCWYFSTEEKILYTIGGAR; translated from the coding sequence ATGAATACAGTCTCTACTAAAGCATCTGTTGGCTATGCACATAGCAAATTGATTCTATTTGGAGAGCATGCAGTTGTTTATGGAAAGCCAGCTATCGCTATTCCCTTTCCTTTAAAGGTAAGATCTATAGTTGAAGAATTTGAGGGGCCAATTATACTTGAATCTGAATTCTACACTGGCTCTATTGATAATATCCCAGAAAAAATGCAAGGAATTTCAGCTTGCATCAAAGCAACAATAGATTATCTAAAGATGCCTTTTTATGGACTTCGCATTAAAATTGATTCGTTAATACCTATTGGTCGAGGATTGGGGTCTAGCGCTGCAATAGCTATTGCTATCGTAAGAGGATTATTTTCTTTCTATGGTCAGGAACTTTCAAAAAAACAGTTATTTTCGCTTGTAAATATTGCTGAAAAGCATGCCCATGGAAATCCAAGTGGAATTGATATGGTAGCTGAATCCAGTGAATGCGCCATATGGTTTAAGAAAGGTAATAAAGCAGTTTCTATTATAGCAGGAGGGCCTTTATTTATTGTTGTGGCAGATACTGGACGGATAGGTAATACGCGTAAAGCTGTTGAAAATGTGAGAAAGAAGTATAATATAGAGCCGAAAAAAGTGTATAAGTCCTTAGATGAAATAGAGAAAATTTCTAATAAGGCTAGAGAGGCCCTTTCAAAAGGAGATATGTATTTACTTGGAGAGTTAATGGATCGTAATCAAAAAGAGCTGACATACATTGGTGTTAGTGATAAAGGGCTTGATAAATTGATAGAAAGCGCAAAAGATTCCTCTGCCTTAGGAGCTAAATTGACTGGGGGGGGCCTTGGAGGGTGTGTAATGGCACTTGCTGAGAATTTAGAACATGCTAAGGTAATCGCAAAGGACTTGAAAAGGGCGGGAGCAGTTAAGTGCTGGTATTTTTCTACGGAAGAGAAAATACTTTACACTATAGGAGGGGCTAGATGA
- a CDS encoding L-threonylcarbamoyladenylate synthase, producing MNTKVVMVEENNLDKNTIEEAGKVIREGGLVAFPTETVYGLGANALDEEAVKKIFIAKGRPQDNPLIVHVADFNIEFLVKEIPEIAQKLMKKFWPGPLTLLIEKSGVVPETTTAGLSTVGIRMPSNVIAKELIASAGVPIAAPSANVSGRPSPTEASRCVEDLSGRVDFILGGGVCEVGLESTIVDCTSTPPCVLRPGGITLDMLREIDSSIYIDPAVMKKIEGDFKPKAPGMKYRHYAPKAPMKIVRGELQKTIEKISEIVQNSIDEKKKVGILATEETKNKYLHGMIISIGSRADISSVGKNLFEALRKFDDAGVDLILAEAFEESGLGTAVMNRLKKSAGYDIIDI from the coding sequence ATGAATACAAAAGTAGTTATGGTTGAAGAAAACAACTTGGATAAAAATACAATTGAAGAAGCAGGAAAAGTTATAAGAGAAGGCGGCCTTGTGGCATTTCCAACAGAAACTGTATATGGTCTAGGAGCAAATGCATTAGATGAGGAAGCAGTAAAGAAGATATTTATTGCAAAGGGTAGACCACAGGATAATCCATTGATTGTTCATGTGGCAGATTTTAATATAGAGTTTTTAGTTAAAGAAATTCCTGAAATTGCACAAAAGCTAATGAAGAAATTCTGGCCTGGTCCACTTACGCTACTTATAGAAAAGTCCGGGGTAGTACCAGAAACAACAACAGCAGGGCTTTCAACTGTAGGTATAAGAATGCCTTCAAATGTCATTGCAAAAGAGCTAATTGCTTCAGCAGGTGTGCCTATTGCTGCACCTTCAGCAAATGTTTCAGGAAGACCAAGTCCAACTGAAGCTTCGAGATGTGTTGAGGATTTAAGTGGAAGAGTGGATTTTATACTAGGTGGAGGTGTCTGTGAGGTTGGTCTTGAATCAACAATTGTTGATTGCACTTCGACTCCTCCCTGTGTTTTAAGACCAGGAGGAATAACACTAGATATGCTTAGAGAAATCGACTCTTCAATATATATAGACCCTGCAGTTATGAAAAAAATTGAGGGGGATTTTAAACCTAAGGCACCAGGAATGAAGTACAGACACTATGCTCCAAAAGCCCCAATGAAAATAGTTCGAGGAGAATTGCAAAAAACTATTGAAAAAATTAGTGAAATAGTGCAAAATAGTATAGATGAAAAAAAGAAGGTAGGAATACTTGCTACCGAAGAAACAAAGAATAAGTATTTACATGGCATGATAATATCTATTGGAAGCAGAGCAGATATTAGTAGCGTAGGCAAAAATCTGTTTGAAGCATTAAGAAAATTTGATGATGCTGGAGTAGATTTAATACTTGCAGAAGCCTTTGAAGAATCAGGGCTTGGAACAGCTGTTATGAATAGATTGAAAAAGTCAGCTGGCTATGACATAATAGATATTTAG
- the fni gene encoding type 2 isopentenyl-diphosphate Delta-isomerase yields the protein MEDKKSRGQERSLRKEQHVKHFLERDFEGDNFFKYIYLEHNSLPEIDFNEINTKYRFIGKTVDFPIMINAMTGGFKGAIDINSSLATLAKEFNIPMAVGSQAIAVNDKEYEPSFKVVREILKDGIVISNINAFAGVEDVRRAMDMIQADAVQIHLNPAQEITMSEGDRNFKGILNNIENIVKKIDKPIIVKEIGFGISKDVTRRLLNAGVKYIDIGGSGGTNFIKIESARNEEFEFSELFEWGIPTALSLLECKSVSNDINIICSGGMRQAEEIVKALCVGAEIIGISGGILRELLDGGYDGAKKYLENIIFKAKVIMLLLGKKNINELRTVPYRIKGELKELFNC from the coding sequence TTGGAAGATAAGAAATCAAGAGGTCAAGAGAGAAGTCTAAGAAAAGAACAGCATGTTAAGCATTTTTTAGAAAGAGATTTTGAAGGTGACAATTTTTTTAAATACATATACTTAGAGCATAACTCTCTTCCAGAGATAGACTTTAATGAGATAAATACAAAATACAGATTTATAGGTAAAACTGTAGATTTTCCTATAATGATAAATGCAATGACAGGTGGATTCAAAGGCGCTATAGATATAAATAGCAGCCTTGCAACATTAGCAAAAGAGTTTAATATACCAATGGCTGTTGGATCTCAGGCAATTGCTGTGAATGACAAAGAGTATGAACCTTCCTTTAAAGTTGTAAGAGAAATATTAAAAGATGGGATTGTTATTTCAAATATAAATGCCTTCGCAGGAGTGGAAGATGTACGTAGAGCAATGGATATGATACAGGCGGATGCTGTTCAGATTCATTTAAATCCTGCTCAGGAAATAACTATGTCCGAAGGAGATAGGAATTTCAAAGGGATTTTAAACAATATTGAAAATATTGTAAAGAAGATAGATAAGCCTATCATAGTAAAGGAGATAGGTTTTGGTATTTCAAAGGATGTGACAAGAAGGTTATTGAATGCAGGAGTTAAGTATATTGACATAGGCGGAAGCGGAGGCACTAATTTTATAAAAATTGAGAGTGCAAGAAATGAGGAGTTTGAGTTCAGTGAATTATTCGAATGGGGAATACCAACTGCTCTTAGTCTACTGGAGTGTAAGTCTGTAAGCAATGATATAAATATTATATGCAGTGGAGGAATGAGACAGGCTGAAGAAATTGTAAAGGCTTTGTGCGTAGGAGCAGAAATTATAGGGATTAGCGGAGGGATTTTAAGAGAGCTTTTAGATGGCGGATATGATGGTGCTAAGAAATATCTTGAAAATATTATTTTCAAAGCAAAGGTTATAATGCTCCTTTTAGGTAAGAAAAACATTAATGAATTAAGAACTGTACCATACAGGATTAAAGGAGAACTTAAGGAACTTTTTAATTGTTGA